The nucleotide window TCATGGGCCGGGGTCTGCGCCGCAGCCTGGACCGGCCTTGAGCTCAAGTTCGACCTCTTCCAGCATCCCAAACTCCGGCGCACGGCCTACCGCCAGCCGGGCTTCTTCTGGGCCAGCCAGCAGGTCTGGGAGTCCTTGGCCGCGCGCTGGAAGGAGCGCAACTTCCGGATGCAGGTCGAGTTCCTGCACGCCCGCCGCGAGGTCTGGCTGAAGTTCGAGGGCCGGCTCAGCGGCAGCGAGGCCGAACGCATGTGGCGCGATGTGGGCCAGTCGCTGGAGCGCTGCCGCAGCCGCGTGATCCTGGACCTTCAGCGCTGCCACTGGGACGGGAAATCCCTTTCTCCCGAGTTCCGGGCCAAGCTCGCCGAATATCGCGACCGCGTCCGCATCGTGCTGCCCAAGCTCCAGCATGCGCACCCGGAACTGCTCATCCTGGCCAAGATGTTCCACGTTTATAAGGGCGGCTTCGGGCTTTAGGCCGTGAAGAAGCCCGCCCCGAAAGACCGGCTCGCCGCCTTGCGACGCCGCGTCGACGCGGTCGACCGGCGGATCGTCCGTCTTCTGGCCGCGCGCCAGCGCCTCGTCGCGGCCATGACGCCGTTCAAGACGCGGCTGCGCGACCCGAGGCGGGAGGCCCAGGTGCTCGCCGACGCGGCGCGGGAGGCGCGGCGCGCCGGTCTCGACGGGACGTTCGCGCGCTCCG belongs to Elusimicrobiota bacterium and includes:
- a CDS encoding chorismate mutase, which encodes MKKPAPKDRLAALRRRVDAVDRRIVRLLAARQRLVAAMTPFKTRLRDPRREAQVLADAAREARRAGLDGTFARSVYRDLLGASRSFLKRRA